A genomic segment from Daphnia pulex isolate KAP4 chromosome 5, ASM2113471v1 encodes:
- the LOC124195013 gene encoding DNA-binding protein D-ETS-3-like yields the protein MDFSSSGGAGGASSGGGSKNYNVTTSLHHHHHQQIHHSGSSNHNNSSGVASHLNSAHHAASHQHHSGGGNISPPQSHHQLGHQLAAQGSTAASTAAATTVVKSEETVTATNNNNNNNNMATSSTTSASQQQQQQTAAQQLATAGFGVSAAGVNLSVNIGVNITGVTPESAAAPWATAAAAYTSRFPTFANPTTLEQLKQSIEQQAQQHHQRNGGVKNFLGGSGPGGHHHLSGHSSATLGSSVSSGSMVGSSGHHHHHHQTSGTLVGGPSHHHHSVHHHHHHQNYHAGVAVTTSTGGHHHNPASTATSHFAAGFAAAAVAAAAVGSLQQHESANSAGSGSQQNGLHLSTTSSSKIASSSALVVASSNAEKRNNQRNKSEQLQQQQQQQQQQQQSSPSHQSRTSPDFESTYKSAWTSPTASQASGYGSHNTSSSTALTVAKTTTSTSTDSQHLRQSDPYQMFGATSSRLASSGSGQIQLWQFLLELLSDSSNAACITWEGTNGEFKLTDPDEVARRWGERKSKPNMNYDKLSRALRYYYDKNIMSKVHGKRYAYKFDFQGLAAATQPTPTDPAYKYQSDLFMTSYHAAGSKFNLVGAHSAMSSSPDVCFNVGAIFPPPSPYWSTNPGGNLSAANLYSNMPMSAGHALQHHHHHHPSHVTSHLGSYPHYA from the exons ATGGATTTCAGCAGTAGCGGAGGTGCCGGAGGTGCCAGTTCGGGCGGAGGCAGCAAGAATTACAACGTGACGACGAGTcttcatcaccaccaccatcagcaGATTCACCACAGTGGCAGCAGCAACCACAATAACTCGTCCGGCGTAGCGTCTCATCTCAACTCTGCCCACCATGCCGCGTCGCATCAGCACCATTCCGGCGGAGGGAACATCAGTCCTCCGCAGTCGCATCATCAGCTCGGCCATCAACTGGCCGCCCAGGGATCGACCGCCGcttccaccgccgccgccactaccgTCGTCAAATCGGAAGAAACGGTCACCgccaccaacaacaataacaacaacaacaacatggcgACGTCCTCGACGACTTCCGCctcgcaacaacagcaacaacaaacagcgGCCCAGCAACTGGCAACGGCCGGTTTTGGTGTCAGCGCAGCCGGTGTCAACCTCTCGGTCAATATCGGCGTTAACATCACTGGAGTCACACCGGAATCCGCAGCCGCTCCTTgggccaccgccgccgccgcctacACATCCAG ATTCCCGACGTTCGCCAACCCGACGACTTTGGAACAATTGAAGCAAAGCATCGAGCAACAGGCgcaacaacatcatcaacgAAATGGCGGAGTCAAGAATTTTCTGGGTGGATCGGGTCCTGGTGGCCATCACCATCTGTCCGGACACTCTTCAGCTACTCTCGGCTCATCCGTGTCTTCGGGGTCCATGGTCGGATCGTCCGgacatcatcaccaccaccatcagaCATCGGGGACGCTGGTTGGGGGTCCGTCGCATCACCATCACTCTgtccatcatcaccaccatcatcaaaACTACCACGCCGGAGTAGCTGTCACGACCTCGACGGGCGGACATCACCACAATCCGGCCAGCACGGCCACGTCTCATTTCGCTGCCGGGTTCGCAGCGGCCGCggtggccgccgccgccgtcggtTCGTTGCAGCAACACGAATCCGCCAACTCTGCTGGATCCGGATCTCAGCAGAATGGCCTCCATCTCTCGACGACGAGTTCTTCCAAAATCGCCAGCTCATCCGCCCTGGTCGTTGCCTCGAGCAACGCTGAAAAACGCAACAATCAAA ggaaTAAGTCGGAGCAgttgcagcaacaacaacagcaacaacagcagcagcagcaatcgagTCCTTCGCATCAGTCGAGAACATCGCCCGATTTCG AATCCACTTACAAGTCGGCCTGGACTTCTCCCACCGCTTCACAGGCGTCCG GTTATGGATCTCACAATACTTCGTCGTCGACTGCGCTCACGGTGGCCAAGACGACGACCAGCACGTCCACCGACAGCCAACACCTGCGTCAATCAG ATCCCTATCAAATGTTTGGCGCCACCAGCAGCCGGTTGGCCAGCTCAG GTTCGGGACAGATCCAGCTGTGGCAGTTCCTACTTGAGCTGCTGTCCGACTCGTCGAACGCGGCCTGCATCACCTGGGAGGGCACCAACGGCGAGTTCAAACTGACCGATCCCGACGAAGTGGCCAGACGTTGGGGCGAACGCAAATCCAAACCCAACATGAACTACGACAAACTCAGCCGGGCTCTACG tTATTATTACGACAAGAACATCATGAGCAAAGTGCACGGCAAACGCTACGCCTACAAGTTTGATTTCCAAGGGCTGGCGGCGGCAACTCAGCCGACGCCCACCGATCCGGCCTATAAATACCAATCGGACTTGTTCATGACGTCCTATCACGCCGCCGGATCCAAGTTCAATCTGGTCGGCGCTCACTCGGCCATGAGCTCATCTCCAG ACGTGTGTTTCAATGTTGGCGCCATCTTCCCACCACCGTCGCCCTACTGGTCAACCAACCCCGGTGGCAATCTCAGCGCAGCAAACCTCTACTCCAATATGCCCATGAGCGCTGGCCACGCCCTGCAgcaccaccatcatcaccacccAAGTCACGTCACTTCCCACCTCGGATCCTATCCGCACTACGCTTGA
- the LOC124195015 gene encoding NEDD8-activating enzyme E1 regulatory subunit-like, with the protein MASPSPKSPGQLSDKSKKYDRQLRLWGDHGQAALESASVCLINATATGTEILKSLVLPGIGSFTIVDGALVSGEDAGNNFFLDHNRIGKPRAHVATQLLMELNADVKGDYIEETCDQLLSNNPDFFCTFSVVIATGLTEKSLHSLSTNLWQNNVPLVVCVSYGFIGSIRLQVSEHCIIESHPDNLLEDLRLDKPFDGLKEFMETIKLAEMDHKQFSHTPYLMLLYKALEIWKEKHNSNMPSNYKEKQILKDIISKELGCGIVKEEDSNTGGEENVAEAIKAVNTALNKTQIPSSVQKILNDDQCIHLKEKNPFWIVARGVKEFVEKEGNGALPLRGSLPDMTSDSQRYIALQNVYREQAAKDAEHVWRHVQLILKERGWSSESVMENDVKLFCKHSSELRMIRGTSLAAELDGKQLPGDVDINQQLEEPDSPWLHYLLLRAVNKFHTENGSHPGYYDDNVETDIAKLKGCFSRLLNDLGCQGGSLSKDDNLHEMCRYGAAELHAVAAFIGGCAAQEVIKLITKQYVPLDNTFIFNSVTTTTATLRL; encoded by the exons ATGGCATCTCCTTCACCAAAATCACCGGGTCAGCTCTCggataaaagcaaaaaatatgATCGCCAGTTGAG GCTTTGGGGAGATCATGGGCAGGCTGCATTGGAGAGTGCCAGTGTCTGTCTTATTAACGCAACTGCAACGGGAACAGAAATTTTGAAGTCTCTAGTCTTGCCTGGAATCGGTTCTTTCACTATTGTCGACGGTGCGTTGGTTTCTGGGGAGGATGCTGggaataa TTTCTTCCTTGATCACAACAGAATCGGGAAGCCTCGGGCACATGTGGCAACCCAGTTGCTGATGGAACTAAATGCAGATGTGAAAGGGGACTACATAGAAGAAACATGTGATCAACTTTTGTCAAATAatccagattttttttgtacattcTCAGTTGTCATAGCCACTGGCCTTACTGAAAA GTCATTGCATTCTCTGTCAACCAATTTGTGGCAGAACAATGTCCCCCTGGTAGTTTGTGTATCCTATGGATTTATTGGATCTATCCGGCTTCAAGTCAGTGAACATTGCATCATCGAATCACATCCAGATAACTTGCTGGAGGACCTCCGGCTTGATAAACCATTTGATGGATTGAAAGAGTTCATGGAGACCATCAAGCTAGCTGAAATGGATCACAAGCAGTTCAGTCATACACCATATTTAATGCTGTTGTACAAAGCCTTAGAAATATGGAAGGAAAAGCACAATAGTAATATGCCATccaattacaaagaaaaacaaatcctcAAGGATATCATAAGCAAAG AATTAGGATGCGGTATCGTCAAAGAAGAGGACTCTAACACTGGCGGCGAGGAAAACGTCGCCGAGGCCATTAAAGCGGTTAACACAGCTCTAAATAAGACCCAAATTCCATCCAGTGTACAAAAGATCCTGAATGACGACCAGTGCATTcatctaaaagagaaaaaccccTTCTGGATTGTGGCACGTGGAGTTAAAGAATTTGTggaaaaggaaggaaacgGAGCACTACCCCTGCGTGGCTCTCTCCCCGACATGACTTCCGATTCTCAACGCTACATCGCTCTCCAGAATGT ATATCGTGAGCAAGCAGCTAAAGATGCCGAACACGTGTGGCGCCACGTACAACTCATACTGAAGGAGCGAGGCTGGTCTAGTGAATCGGTGATGGAAAATGACGTCAAGTTGTTTTGTAAGCATTCGTCTGAACTACGAATGATACGAGGCACTTCACTGGCGGCCGAATTGGATGGCAAGCAACTCCCGGGAGATGTCGACATCA ATCAGCAGTTGGAAGAACCAGATAGCCCCTGGCTGCACTACCTTCTTTTAAGAGCTGTTAATAAATTCCACACGGAAAATGGATCACATCCCGGTTACTATGACGACAATGTTGAGACCGATATAGCTAAATTGAAG GGTTGCTTCTCTCGTCTTCTTAACGATCTTGGTTGCCAAGGCGGTAGTCTTTCAAAGGATGACAATCTTCACGAGATGTGTCGCTACGGTGCAGCCGAGTTGCACGCCGTTGCAGCATTTATTG GTGGATGTGCCGCCCAAGAAGTTATCAAACTCATCACCAAGCAGTACGTCCCGTTGGAtaacacttttattttcaactcgGTTACGACTACCACGGCAACGCTGCGCTTATAA
- the LOC124195014 gene encoding sodium- and chloride-dependent transporter XTRP3-like, giving the protein MANVAQLIRRQSSRELLRVPLDRLELRELQHRLLPTPSDQANAGPALYGTTNAAFVEDGGAPSSSSPSIIQQQHLNLGSSGASNTASSTARNRLTSLDRIDEKEEHINGVTGGTAGIITSSDDNKGVDVEGAAIVGQTPSGADPSSGDERENWDSKLSFLLATIGYAVGLGNVWRFPYLAQKNGGGAFLIPYAIMLAVEGLPIVFLELAIGQRLRKGAIGVWAQISPYLGGIGIASTVVSFNVALYYNTIIAWCLYYLFQSFQYPLPWSECPKEYFENGSYAINMECKQSSPTQYFWYRETLDISPDINTPQSFNWKITLCLFIAWLMAYLCMAKGIASSGKVVYITATFPYIVLIIFFVRGMTLHGMADGLAHLFTPKWEKLADPVVWLEAGTQIFFSLGLAFGGLIAFSSYNPVSNHCYRDAILVSLTNFFTSMFAAVVIFSVIGFKARMTYENCLETRNQTLGRLFDTTVIGVSDLAGDTMGSDGRHLSAVLQELPVCDLQQELDNTASGTGLAFIICTEAVNQFPLAPLWSVLFFLMLLTLGIDSQFGTLEGVITSIVDLKIFPRVRKEILTATLCGFCCVLSIIFTHGAGNYIFTLFDDFSGNVPLLIIAFFECIAVSYFYGLDRFANDIELMTGSRPGIYWMICWKYLSPLTMLIIVIASFAKIIVEGSGYLAWVAEAGTTRHLDWPPWAQVLIAVLVLVSALWIPGIAIARMFGCQPLADEPPAWFPADELREFRKLTDVHHQPSTMEKLLFCIHDDGTEGLCFPTSSSAQSKANSP; this is encoded by the exons ATGGCTAACGTAGCCCAACTCATCCGTCGACAGAGTAGCCGTGAGCTGCTCCGAGTGCCCCTCGATCGCCTAGAACTCCGTGAATTGCAGCACCGATTGTTGCCAACTCCTAGCGATCAAGCGAATGCTGGTCCGGCGCTCTACGGAACGACTAATGCCGCCTTCGTGGAAGACGGCGGCGCCCCTTCATCGTCGTCACCATccatcatccagcagcag CATTTAAACTTGGGGTCGAGCGGTGCATCTAATACTGCGTCATCAACCGCCCGCAATCGTTTGACAAGTCTGGATCGGATCGACGAGAAGGAAGAACACATCAACGGTGTCACCGGAGGAACTGCCGGTATAATAACATCGTCGGATGATAATAAAGGGGTGGACGTAGAAGGTGCAGCAATTGTTGGTCAGACGCCATCCGGAGCCGATCCCTCTTCCGGCGACGAGCGTGAGAATTGGGACAGCAAACTCTCGTTTCTTCTAGCCACTATTGGCTATGCTGTCGGTCTTGGCAATGTCTGGAGGTTCCCTTATTTGGCCCAG AAAAATGGTGGAG GTGCTTTCCTCATACCTTATGCCATCATGCTGGCCGTGGAAGGACTGCCGATCGTATTTCTAGAGCTAGCTATCGGCCAGCGTCTTCGCAAAGGAGCCATCGGAGTCTGGGCTCAGATTTCTCCTTACCTGGGTGGCATTGGCATAGCATCCACCGTCGTCTCTTTCAACGTGGCCCTTTACTACAACACAATTATCGCTTGGTGTCTCTACTACCTCTTCCAG AGTTTCCAGTACCCGTTGCCGTGGTCCGAATGCCCCAAAGAATATTTTGAGAACGGATCGTACGCAATCAACATGGAATGCAAACAGAGCAGCCCGACGCAGTACTTTTGGTACAGGGAGACTCTAGACATATCGCCTGATATCAACACACCACAGAGTTTCAACTGGAAAATTACCCTGTGCCTGTTTATCGCCTGGCTAATGGCTTACCTATGCATGGCCAAAG GGATTGCCTCTTCCGGAAAAGTCGTTTACATTACGGCCACATTCCCCTACATTGTTTTGATCATCTTTTTCGTTCGAG GAATGACGCTGCACGGAATGGCTGACGGATTGGCTCACTTATTCACTCCAAAG TGGGAAAAGTTAGCCGATCCCGTCGTCTGGCTTGAAGCTGGGACgcagattttcttttctctcggcCTGGCGTTTGGCGGATTGATCGCATTCTCGTCGTACAATCCAGTCAGTAACCATTGCTACCGCGACGCCATCCTCGTTTCCCTCACCAACTTTTTCACTTCCATGTTTGCGGCAGTCGTCATCTTTTCCGTGATTG GATTCAAAGCGAGAATGACGTACGAGAACTGTTTAGAGACTCGAAATCAAACCCTGGGCCGGCTCTTCGATACCACCGTCATCGGAGTAAGCGATTTGGCCGGCGACACCATGGGGTCGGACGGGCGACATCTCAGCGCCGTACTGCAAGAACTACCCGTCTGCGATCTCCAGCAAGAGCTCGACAAT ACGGCATCGGGTACCGGCTTGGCTTTCATCATTTGCACAGAGGCTGTCAATCAATTTCCATTGGCCCCTCTATGGTCCGTCCTGTTTTTCTTGATGCTGCTCACCCTGGGTATCGATTCCCAATTCGGCACACTCGAGGGCGTCATCACGTCCATTGTGGACCTCAAGATTTTCCCACGTGTGCGTAAGGAGATACTCACAG CTACCTTGTGCGGTTTCTGTTGCGTCCTCTCCATCATTTTCACCCACGGCGCCGGCAATTACATATTCACGCTGTTCGACGATTTCAGCGGAAATGTCCCTTTGCTCATTATCGCATTCTTCGAGTGTATTGCCGTTTCCTATTTCTACGGTCTTGATCG ATTTGCTAACGACATCGAACTGATGACCGGCTCCCGCCCCGGTATTTACTGGATGATTTGCTGGAAATATCTCTCTCCTTTGACCATGTTGATCATCGTCATTGCAAGTTTTGCCAAAATCATTGTCGAAGGCAGCGGATATCTGGCGTGGGTGGCCGAGGCAGGAACCACTCGTCACTTGGATTGGCCACCATGGGCTCAGGTGCTCATTGCTGTCCTCGTTTTGGTATCTGCCCTTTGGATTCCGGGCATTGCCATCGCcag AATGTTTGGATGTCAACCACTAGCTGATGAACCGCCGGCCTGGTTTCCGGCCGACGAGCTACGTGAATTCCGCAAATTGACGGACGTTCACCATCAACCATCGACCATGGAGAAATTGCTGTTTTGCATCCACGACGACGGCACCGAAGGCTTGTGTTTTCCGACGTCATCGTCCGCGCAGTCGAAAGCTAACAGCCCGTGA
- the LOC124195016 gene encoding beta-1,3-galactosyltransferase 5-like, whose product MVMHLEYFLFSLFPYSDEWNMSAPPPLFQLDSPRISRQSVISGHHSLVIFNSFRFYLLCSAPSLMGDGADKFFKDMISSHHHLFRRILTLCCCFVCVALFFLYATKNQQWPRRPRPASSHQFYPSNWTLVNLKNFEFLLNSDACGTRQIDLLVIVTSHPGHVALRNAFRRALPIEALRTFNITRVFLLAQINPTQTGYHQVDQHVIEEEHINYNDIVQGDFIESYHNLSYKHVMGLKYSAHYCSQAQLILKMDDDIAVDLFQLLDLVRSKLLTGLQIAGAVLTGDERNPVRDKASKWYVSRDDYAPSKYPPFVSGWAYVTTVQAASQLVRHSESSPFFWIDDIYVTGMLAALSGVNLVDIRTRFTVFVDHLKCCLRNHPNMFACDYFIGPSGDDAELVEAFQSQSLHCRIDSCHAATSEKLSDKPSFCVITNIPSQTYNKMDGRIIHGQIIPLF is encoded by the coding sequence ATGGTTATGCACCTCGAAtacttccttttctctctttttccttacTCAGACGAATGGAACATGTCAGCCCCACCTCCCTTATTTCAACTCGATTCTCCTCGCATTTCGCGTCAGTCGGTCATCAGTGGTCATCACAGTTTagtcattttcaattcttttagattttaccTGCTGTGTTCCGCACCATCGTTGATGGGCGATGGTGCAgataagttttttaaagatatgATTTCGAGTCATCACCATCTTTTTCGACGCATTTTAactttgtgttgttgtttcgtttgcgtcgctttatttttcctgtacGCCACCAAGAATCAGCAGTGGCCGAGAAGACCTAGACCAGCCAGTTCCCATCAATTTTATCCGTCCAATTGGACTTTggtgaacttgaaaaattttgaatttttgctcAATTCGGATGCGTGCGGTACTCGCCAGATTGACCTGTTGGTGATAGTTACGTCACACCCGGGTCACGTCGCACTACGTAATGCTTTCCGTAGAGCTCTACCGATCGAGGCGTTGCGGACGTTCAATATCACCCGAGTTTTCCTGCTGGCACAAATCAATCCCACCCAAACCGGTTACCACCAAGTGGATCAACACGTCATTGAAGAAGAACATATAAATTACAATGATATCGTTCAAGGGGATTTCATCGAATCGTATCACAACCTGAGTTATAAGCACGTCATGGGCTTAAAGTACTCCGCCCATTATTGCTCACAAGCTCAGCTGATTTTGAAGATGGATGACGACATAGCGGTCGATCTTTTTCAGTTGCTTGACCTCGTTCGCAGCAAGTTATTAACAGGTTTGCAAATCGCGGGAGCAGTGTTGACTGGTGACGAACGGAATCCTGTGAGAGACAAGGCCAGCAAGTGGTACGTTAGTCGAGACGATTACGCTCCATCTAAATATCCACCGTTCGTCTCCGGATGGGCTTACGTCACCACGGTCCAAGCTGCTAGTCAACTAGTCAGACACTCTGaatcttccccctttttctggATTGACGACATTTACGTCACGGGAATGTTGGCAGCCCTATCCGGCGTGAATCTCGTCGACATCCGGACACGTTTCACCGTTTTCGTCGACCACTTAAAATGCTGTCTGCGGAATCATCCAAATATGTTTGCATGCGATTATTTCATCGGTCCATCCGGAGACGACGCCGAACTGGTCGAGGCGTTCCAAAGCCAATCACTGCACTGCCGGATCGATTCGTGCCATGCAGCAACTTCAGAAAAATTATCAGACAAACCCAGTTTTTGTGTTATTACTAATATTCCTTCCCAAACATACAACAAAATGGATGGTCGCATCATCCACGGGCAAATCATACCgctcttttga